The window AATTGTTTGCTGGGATGGAAAAACGATTAAAAAATACATCTCGCCCAATCCTAACGACAAGTTTATCAATGCTTTTATCCATGAAGATGAACAGGGAAATATACTGGCCTATAGCGATCAAAGCGTTCAACAGTTTAATGGAAAAACATTTTCGCTTATCAAATCGAAAGTACTTCCGCTATCTTACATGGCTGCGGCCAATACTGCTCGCAAATCGATGTTCTATCTCGATAATGCCGGATTAAAAGAATTTAAGCATGGCCATATTAACGATTTAATTGCCATTCCACAAAACCTGATCAAAAATATGTCGGGCTATTTTTATTATGACAACAGTACCAAAGAAGTATGGCTATCCAATGCCAATGGTGCCTTTGCCCTAAATAAAAACGGAAAAACGGTACAATATCTTCAGGATATACCGGTAAACCAGGTAATTAAAGATAACAACCAGAACATGTGGTTTGCCACCACTCAGGGGATTTATATGCTGCCCAATGTAAACAACCGCCTGTCTATTATTGATGCTGAATCTGGTTTAAGCAGCAATGTAATTAAAAGCATTACCAAAGACGGAAAAAACAGGCTTTGGCTGGGCACCGATGATGCGGTAATTGATGTTTTAACCATTAACAACTACCAGGTTGATGAAATTGGTTTAGACGATTTTAAAAAGTACAAAACCATTAAACAGATTACTTTCGATCCAAAAGACCAATCAATTTATTTTGCCTCCGATTACGGCATGGGTGTTTTTAAAAACATTTATAACAGCACCGAAGAAGTAAATTATTTAAAAGAATCGAACAACTCCATGTTCGTAATTAAGCACTTTAGTGTTGGCGAAAACAACAATCATTTGGCACTGGCGCTTTCCTCAGGGGTTGTATTCCTGGCCGATAGAAAGAATAAATTCGAATTTAATGCGGCAAAATACCGCGAAAAGGAAGACTTTTTTAAAGACCGTTCCTACCATGTTTTTTACGATCGCGATGGCAATCTCTGGTTCTCTAACATCAATGGTCTTTCACAATTAATTAAAGGAAAATTAATCAAGCATTTTGAAAACCATCCGCTGCTTACCAAGCGGATCAACGATATCCAGCAGCTTGCTGATGGTACTTTGGTGCTGGCAACCGATGGTTACGGACTAATTTTTTATAAAGACAATCAAATCAGGAACCAGATAACCCAAAAAGACGGTTTAACTAATAATATCTGTACCAAAATTTTTGTAAAGAATAGTGAAATATGGGTACTTACCAACAAGGGAGTAAATAAAATTACCAGCTATCCCGATGAACCAAGTGTCGCCAATTTCGATTACGGAAAAGACCTTTTAAGCGACGATGTAAACAGTTTGTTTATTGATGATAGTACCGCCTACTTTGCGACTAACAAAGGTCTCATTCTCTTTAAATACAACAACAAAAACAGCATAAAAAACCTGCCGAAGGTATATGTAACCTCTATTATTAAAGACAATGAACGCTTACCTGTAAACCAGGGCAATTTCACCTTCGAAACCGGTAACAATACCATTCTGTTTACCTTTAGTGCAGTTGATTTTACCACCAGCGATATTACCTACCGTTACCGTTTGAATGAAAACCTGGCCTGGGTTGAAACCCGTACACGTCGCCTCGATTTTTCCTCCTTGCAGGCTGGCGATTATGTTTTTGAAGTAAGTGCCAAAAGCCAGAACGGCAACTGGGGCGAACCTGCAAAAATTGCTTTTACCATTAAAAAACATTTCTGGCAAAGCCTTTGGTTCCTGTCTATTTTAATTTTGCTGGTGGCCTATATTTTTTATAAAGTAGCCGTTTACATTACCCGTAAACAAAAAGACAAAGAACAGGAACAGTTGCTGCTAAAAAACAAAGTACTGATGCTGGAGCAACAAGCCCTGCAGGCTATGATGAATCCACATTTCGTATTTAATGTAATGAATTCCATTCAACATTACATTAATACCCAAAATACGGCTTCGGCAAACAAGGTTTTAACTGGTTTTGCGCGCCTGATCAGAAAGAATCTGGAAATTTGTACCAAGAGTTACATCTCGTTGGAAGAGGAACTTGAATATCTCAACCTATACCTTAAACTGGAAAAAAACCGTTTTGGCGATAAACTCGATTATATTTTTACTATTGACCAAAATATCGACCAGGAAGAAACCTTTATTCCTTCTATGTTATTGCAGCCTTATGTGGAAAACGCTATCTGGCATGGCATTATGCCTAAAGAAACCGGTGGCGAAATTCAGATCAACATTAAACTGCGGGATGCTTTTTATTTAAACATCGAAATTATTGACGATGGTGTAGGTATTGATAACTCTTTAAAGAATAAAAAAGAAACCCATATTAGCAAAGGCATGCAGCTTACCAAAGAAAGATTGCACCTTTTAGGTCAGATTGGAGCAAAACCTATACACTTAAGTGTACGTCAAAACACTACAAATGGTACAACAGTATCTATTTCTATACCGTTAAAATAGGAAATTTACCGTTTACTCAATTATTAATACCACTCACTAAATAAGAGTTTCACAGAAGCCCGATTAGCCTTAAACTTGTGATAGAAATAAACGATAGTGTTTATCAAAGACGTTCTTATAGAATTGATATAGATATTTAATAACCTAACCTAAAACTATATCTTAATTCAGGTTTCATTTGTGTGTTGAAAGCGGTCTTGTTTTTAGAAGCGAGACCGCTTTTTTTATGCCCAAAAATTTTATTTTTGCATATGCCCAATTCCAATATCACCAGGCACATCGAAGCCCTGGTATTCTCGTCCGTTCAAAGCATAGGCGTACAGGAGATTATACTTGCCTTAAATGCTGTTTTCGAAACAGAACATATCGAAACCCAGGTTTTCGAAAGCATTGATCAGATTAAAGAAAAATACAGTCACGACGATTTTGCTATAGAGCTGGTGTATTTAAACAATGGTTATCAGTTCCTCACTAAAAAAGATTACCATGAAACCGTTAACCAGCTGCAACTACACCGCTCAAAGAAAAAACTTAGTCAGGCTGCTATGGAAACGTTGGCCATCATTGCCTATCGCCAGCCCATTACCAAACTCGAGATCGAACAAATAAGGGGAGTAAATTCTGATTATTCAGTACAGCGTTTACTCGAAAAAGAACTGATCAGTATCGATGGAAAAGCAGAAACTCCGGGCAGGCCTATTCTTTACAGTACCAGTCCTTTATTTATGGATTATTTTAGTTTAAACAGCTTAAATCAGCTTCCGCAGCTAAAAGATATAGTAAAAGAGGAAAATACAGTAGGCGAAAATGTTGAATAAATAATTTAATTTCTTTGCTTCCAGATTGTTATTAAAAAAAGTTTTTTTGTAATTTTAAAGTATAAAAGCAATTTTTATTTTTGTGTTATGAAAGCGCCAAAGAAACTCCCAGCAAAGCCGACTACCAAGAAACAGGTAGACGAAGACGATGATCTTGAAGATGACGATATTCAAACTACGAAAAAGAAGTCTCAAGACGATGATGACGACGATGATTTTGACATGCCGTTAGACGACCTTGATAACTTCGATAATTTCGATGACGATGACGACGATTATTAATATTTAAAAAACATATATTTGAAAAGCATCCTACCGCTTGGTTGGATGCTTTTTAATTTTAAAATCTGTTCATGCAAATTATACCAGTAAGCAGCCCATCTTTAAAAAAAGACTTTCTCAATACACCCAAATTTCTTTACAAAAACGATAAAAACTGGATCTGTCCGCTGGATAGTGAAGTAGAAAACGTGTTCAACCCAGATAAAAACAACTTTTTTGCTCATGGAAAATGTACACGCTGGGTTTTAAAAGATGATACCGGAAAGCTAATTGGTAGAGTGGCTGCTTTTATTAACGAAAAAAAGGCGCATAAGTACGAACAACCTACCGGTGGAATGGGCTTTTTTGAATGCATTGATGATGAGAAAGCGGCATTCCTATTGTTCGATACAGCTAAAGCCTGGTTAACCGAAAACGGCATGAAAGCAATGGATGGCCCAATTAATTTCGGCGAGAACGATAGTTTCTGGGGCCTACTGGTCGAGGGCTTTACCCCTCCTTCCTTTGGTATGAATTATAATTTCCCTTACTATCAAAAATTCTTTGAAAAGTATGGTTTCGTTACCGAATATGAGCAACTAACCAACCATATTAACCTTACCATCCCCTTTCCTGAGCGTTTTACAAAAATTGCCAATTGGGTAAGAAATAAACCAGGCTATACTTTCGAGTATTTCAGCAAAGCCAATTCAGAGAAATACATTAACGATCTGATGGAAATCTATAACGATGGCTGGCAGGATTTTGAAAACTTTGTGCCGATAAAAAAAGAAACCCTGCAGGAAAGCTTTAAAAGCATGGAGCCCATTATGGACGAGCATTTAATCCAATTTGCGTATTATAATGGCGAACCAGCCTCATTTGTGGTACTTATCCCAGATGCAAACCAGATGATTAAAGGTTTTGACGGAAAACTAGGCTTGCTAGAGAAATTGAAGTTTGCTTACAGGCGTTGGGTTGGCGTAAACAGAATGCGCGCAATTGTAATGGGTACAAAGTCGAAATTTCAGAAACATGGCTTGGAGTCGGTTCTTTTTATCCGTTTAGGTGAGTATGTATTACCCAAAAACCAGTACAAAGAACTGGAATTAAGTTGGGTTGGCGATTTTAACGAACAAATGATTGCTATTCATAAAGCTACAGGCGCAACCTTTGGTAAAAAACACTTAACCATGCGGAAGATATTTTAATCTTAATACCGTCCTTTTGATCCGATAGCTATCGGATCAAAAGGACGGTTCTTGTTAGTTCAAGAAAACATTTTACTTCTATCACATTACAAATGTGATCCTCGTTACAAACGATAACTATATTGTGTTAAAAACAACCTATGCGTTTTTATATTTCGGCAGGTTAATCAAAAGCACACTTCCTAAAATAATAGCCAGGCCAATCACCTGTGTTACACCAATTACTTCGTTAGTAAAAGTTAAACTCAATAAAACAGCCACCACAGGGTTTACGTAAGCATAAGTACTTACTTGCGTAGCCGGACGCACCTTTAACAGCCATACATAAGCGCTAAACGCAGCTATTGAGCCAAATAAAATGAGATAAACGATAGACAACCACGCATCGAGAGGAATACTTTCCCAATCAAGCGTTTTAAATTCTGATTTAATGAAACTACCGGGTAAAAAAGCAACACTCGCCATTAGCATTTGCCAACCCGTATTTACCGAAACTGAACTACCGGTTGTAGGATGATATTTAGAATAAAGTGAGCCCCCAGCCCAAGCAACCGGTCCGAAAACAAGTAACACCATACCAATAATTTGCAGATTACTCTGTGGCTTATCAAGTGCTTGTATGAGCTGGTTACCAAAAAGCAACACCACTCCTAAAAAACCAATTACAAGTCCTGATACAATGTATTTATTGCTAAGGTTTTCTTTCCAATGCGATTTATCTAAAATAACAAACCAGATTGCAGCCGAAGCCACCATAATAGCCACTAAACCGCTAGGAATAAACTGTTCTACCCAAATTACAATACCATTTCCCAACCCTAACATTAAAACACCACTTACCGTGGCAATTTTGATGGTTTTGAGGTTAAAAATATCTTCTCCCTTAAATTTACACCAGCCCAACATTAAAATACCAGCTATAAAAAACCTGACTACTCCCAAAACAAAAGGTGGAAAACCGGCCAGTGCCTTCTGGATAAAAAAATAGGTGGAGCCCCAAACTATATATACGATCGCAAATGCCAGGTAAACCATTACCGGCGATGCTTTTTTGTTTAAATCTGTCATGATGTTATTTTTCTGGGATTACTAATTTTTGCTGTTCTTTTACCGTTTCCAATACGATGGTAGTTTTAACGGAAAGAATATTGGGTACCTTACTAAAAGAATCGCGCAGCAAAGCCATCAGTGAAGCTGAATCGGCCGTTCGTACTTTTACCAGAAAACAATCATCACCTGCAATTACATGTACCTCCTGCACATCCGCAATTTTAGCCAGTTCGTTCGCCGTATCGCTGCAGCCTAAACTTTGCGATGATTTTAAAGAAATAAAAGCCAGTAATTTTAGTCCGACTGCATCCGGATTGATCCGGGCATTGTACTGCGTAATTACATTTTTCTTTTCAAGTTTCTTTACCCGCTCCAGCACAGCTGATGGAACCAGCTCAAGCGCCTTTGCTAAATCGACATTTGAAATACGTGCATTATCCTGCATCAATCTGAGGATAGCCAGATCAATATGATCGAGACTAAAATTGTTTTCCGTTACCATATTATAAAACTACAAACATTTAGAATAAAAATCATTATTAATTAACAAAAAATGAATTTTATTCAGAATAATAATTTTAACATGACAAATAGTCAAAATTAAACAATTTCACATCCCCAGTTTATCATACAGATCAATTACCTTTTTACGTAGTTTATTGATTTCTTCATCTTTTTCCATCAGTTCTTTTTTTAGCATAGCCAGCTCTCCAGCTGTATCAAGAGCTGCAGACAATCCAAGCAACTGAGCTACAGGAACTTTAAAGACTTTTGAAATTTGTTGTAAGCGGGAAATATTAAGGTCGGTTTGACCTGTTTCGATTTTACAAAAGGCCGGAGTAGAGATATTCAGTTTCTTAGCGGCATCGGCCTGACTTAAATTTAAGGAATGCCTGCATTGCTTAATGTTGTCTCCTATGCTTTTTATCTGATTAGACATGAGATACTGGATTTGAGATATGAGACACTGGGTATAGATTTAAGTGGTTAGACATGAGATCTGAGAAGACTACTGGCTTAAATCTCCTCTCTCAAATCTCACATCTAATATCTATTTATTTAATGCAGCTGCCAGCTCGGGCAAATCAAAACCAGCATAATTACCAGAACTCATCATTAATAAGTTGGTATCGGCATAATGCAGGCTCAGTAAGTAGGCCTTTAGTTTTTCAGCATCGTTAAAAAATTTCAGTTTTGGATTATGGAAGGCATTTTGAACATCATCTTCTGAAAATGGCTCCATCTGCTTCTGCTCAAAAGATTTAACATCGATAAACACAATGGCATCATCGGCTTTATCCATAGCACCGGCATACTCTTTTAAGAAATCCTTATTCAAACTACTAAAAGTATGCAATTCGATACAGGCCACCAGCTTACGATTGGTAAATTGTGTTTTAACGGCATCAATTGTAGCTTTTAATTTCGATGGCGAATGTGCAAAATCTTTATACACATTGGTCGAAGCATCGACTGAAATAACTTCTAGACGTTTTGCAGCACCAGTAAAAGAAGAAATAGCGGTATTAAACTCAGCTT is drawn from Pedobacter sp. HDW13 and contains these coding sequences:
- a CDS encoding two-component regulator propeller domain-containing protein: MKLNLGRYFSALCLLFLIFSQSKTLLAQTTYLPHYNAKSGLASNNCYYILQDKKGFIWIATDNGLSRFDGTNFQNFTIEDGLPDTQILQMKEDKDGRLWFFALNGQLSYLKEGKFYNRNNDQLLKKLSFNTVIVSFLIDKIGRIWLGTNANLIVCWDGKTIKKYISPNPNDKFINAFIHEDEQGNILAYSDQSVQQFNGKTFSLIKSKVLPLSYMAAANTARKSMFYLDNAGLKEFKHGHINDLIAIPQNLIKNMSGYFYYDNSTKEVWLSNANGAFALNKNGKTVQYLQDIPVNQVIKDNNQNMWFATTQGIYMLPNVNNRLSIIDAESGLSSNVIKSITKDGKNRLWLGTDDAVIDVLTINNYQVDEIGLDDFKKYKTIKQITFDPKDQSIYFASDYGMGVFKNIYNSTEEVNYLKESNNSMFVIKHFSVGENNNHLALALSSGVVFLADRKNKFEFNAAKYREKEDFFKDRSYHVFYDRDGNLWFSNINGLSQLIKGKLIKHFENHPLLTKRINDIQQLADGTLVLATDGYGLIFYKDNQIRNQITQKDGLTNNICTKIFVKNSEIWVLTNKGVNKITSYPDEPSVANFDYGKDLLSDDVNSLFIDDSTAYFATNKGLILFKYNNKNSIKNLPKVYVTSIIKDNERLPVNQGNFTFETGNNTILFTFSAVDFTTSDITYRYRLNENLAWVETRTRRLDFSSLQAGDYVFEVSAKSQNGNWGEPAKIAFTIKKHFWQSLWFLSILILLVAYIFYKVAVYITRKQKDKEQEQLLLKNKVLMLEQQALQAMMNPHFVFNVMNSIQHYINTQNTASANKVLTGFARLIRKNLEICTKSYISLEEELEYLNLYLKLEKNRFGDKLDYIFTIDQNIDQEETFIPSMLLQPYVENAIWHGIMPKETGGEIQINIKLRDAFYLNIEIIDDGVGIDNSLKNKKETHISKGMQLTKERLHLLGQIGAKPIHLSVRQNTTNGTTVSISIPLK
- the scpB gene encoding SMC-Scp complex subunit ScpB; amino-acid sequence: MPNSNITRHIEALVFSSVQSIGVQEIILALNAVFETEHIETQVFESIDQIKEKYSHDDFAIELVYLNNGYQFLTKKDYHETVNQLQLHRSKKKLSQAAMETLAIIAYRQPITKLEIEQIRGVNSDYSVQRLLEKELISIDGKAETPGRPILYSTSPLFMDYFSLNSLNQLPQLKDIVKEENTVGENVE
- a CDS encoding GNAT family N-acetyltransferase; translation: MQIIPVSSPSLKKDFLNTPKFLYKNDKNWICPLDSEVENVFNPDKNNFFAHGKCTRWVLKDDTGKLIGRVAAFINEKKAHKYEQPTGGMGFFECIDDEKAAFLLFDTAKAWLTENGMKAMDGPINFGENDSFWGLLVEGFTPPSFGMNYNFPYYQKFFEKYGFVTEYEQLTNHINLTIPFPERFTKIANWVRNKPGYTFEYFSKANSEKYINDLMEIYNDGWQDFENFVPIKKETLQESFKSMEPIMDEHLIQFAYYNGEPASFVVLIPDANQMIKGFDGKLGLLEKLKFAYRRWVGVNRMRAIVMGTKSKFQKHGLESVLFIRLGEYVLPKNQYKELELSWVGDFNEQMIAIHKATGATFGKKHLTMRKIF
- a CDS encoding EamA family transporter produces the protein MTDLNKKASPVMVYLAFAIVYIVWGSTYFFIQKALAGFPPFVLGVVRFFIAGILMLGWCKFKGEDIFNLKTIKIATVSGVLMLGLGNGIVIWVEQFIPSGLVAIMVASAAIWFVILDKSHWKENLSNKYIVSGLVIGFLGVVLLFGNQLIQALDKPQSNLQIIGMVLLVFGPVAWAGGSLYSKYHPTTGSSVSVNTGWQMLMASVAFLPGSFIKSEFKTLDWESIPLDAWLSIVYLILFGSIAAFSAYVWLLKVRPATQVSTYAYVNPVVAVLLSLTFTNEVIGVTQVIGLAIILGSVLLINLPKYKNA
- a CDS encoding Lrp/AsnC family transcriptional regulator; the protein is MVTENNFSLDHIDLAILRLMQDNARISNVDLAKALELVPSAVLERVKKLEKKNVITQYNARINPDAVGLKLLAFISLKSSQSLGCSDTANELAKIADVQEVHVIAGDDCFLVKVRTADSASLMALLRDSFSKVPNILSVKTTIVLETVKEQQKLVIPEK
- a CDS encoding helix-turn-helix domain-containing protein — protein: MSNQIKSIGDNIKQCRHSLNLSQADAAKKLNISTPAFCKIETGQTDLNISRLQQISKVFKVPVAQLLGLSAALDTAGELAMLKKELMEKDEEINKLRKKVIDLYDKLGM